The following proteins are encoded in a genomic region of Opitutus sp.:
- a CDS encoding N-acetylmuramoyl-L-alanine amidase: MNPCFRPYAEPRQINVIVLHHSSAVYWFDPEFQALLTQEVKDRVHAQGITPENIQTHRFDIDLIIQIFRTYGVAPHYLIGRKGEVIQLVEDNDMAYHAGVSTMPDGDGRTGVNYFSIGIELTSVHPDDERIGTHREQAYTEAQYLALTKLVGRLTTRYSIKKIVGHDEIAPDRKKDPGPLFDWTRIRGSMKEPIRTGALLPGAVDQNRS, translated from the coding sequence GTGAATCCCTGCTTTCGCCCCTACGCCGAGCCACGGCAAATCAACGTTATCGTCCTGCATCATTCCAGCGCGGTTTACTGGTTCGATCCCGAGTTCCAAGCCCTGCTCACCCAAGAGGTCAAAGACCGCGTCCACGCCCAGGGCATCACACCGGAGAACATTCAAACCCACCGCTTCGACATTGATCTCATTATTCAAATTTTCCGCACCTACGGCGTCGCACCGCACTACCTGATTGGCCGCAAAGGTGAAGTCATCCAACTAGTCGAAGATAACGACATGGCCTATCATGCGGGCGTCAGCACCATGCCCGACGGCGACGGCCGCACCGGTGTGAATTATTTCTCCATCGGCATCGAGTTGACCTCCGTGCACCCCGACGACGAACGCATCGGCACGCATCGAGAGCAGGCCTACACCGAAGCCCAATACCTCGCCCTGACGAAGCTCGTGGGGCGACTCACGACCCGATACTCCATCAAGAAAATCGTAGGGCACGACGAGATTGCACCAGACCGCAAAAAAGACCCCGGCCCGCTCTTCGACTGGACACGCATTCGAGGATCAATGAAAGAGCCCATACGAACTGGAGCGCTTTTACCTGGTGCAGTCGATCAGAACAGGTCGTAA
- a CDS encoding O-antigen ligase family protein encodes MNLLFGDRFDFLGIGPASSNLSAAILACALVSCAWCFLQTRRRWQWLGLILGLGFSVLLIATKSRGGLIAAGCGMGLVALIHRPRISRSLIIGGAVAILAVAVYGTFRGVWFRFTYGDDSRSDLWRAGLAMLWDAPNGVGTGNASSFFAQWYQEIGDRRGYLSLINYHLNWLAEHGLAARLGYALSWAALSWFVWPRSSVPLLTTAAAVWLTFFVTAIFSTTANVWQVWALALVWLVLVAAWRICHRSFASARVACLGGGVALLSLLTLHGIGWYLSLPQLSTGSDSIRWGDQLPRVVLYAPNPGVLGEKWGQDIRSSAVSALVLRSGATLPADFPPDALWIVSGDLPANLPPKSRVHLFNLPAIPETIAWLDRQAPASVRVTLSDSLCRELRCDDWFNWSDRHPETTRIKLMGGVNLFIPSWSWFDEE; translated from the coding sequence ATGAACCTGTTATTCGGTGATCGTTTCGATTTTTTAGGGATCGGCCCGGCAAGCAGTAACCTCAGCGCGGCGATCCTTGCGTGTGCGCTGGTTTCGTGCGCCTGGTGCTTCCTCCAGACCCGCCGCCGTTGGCAATGGCTCGGGCTGATCCTCGGTCTTGGCTTTTCGGTTCTACTCATCGCCACCAAATCACGCGGTGGCCTCATCGCCGCCGGTTGCGGTATGGGCCTCGTTGCGCTGATCCACCGCCCACGTATTTCGCGCAGCCTGATCATCGGCGGTGCCGTTGCGATTCTCGCCGTGGCTGTTTATGGCACTTTTCGCGGAGTCTGGTTTCGGTTCACCTACGGCGACGACTCCCGCAGCGATCTATGGCGAGCCGGCCTCGCGATGCTCTGGGATGCGCCCAACGGAGTGGGCACGGGCAACGCCTCCAGCTTTTTCGCCCAGTGGTACCAGGAAATCGGCGACCGGCGCGGCTACCTCTCGCTCATTAACTATCACCTCAATTGGCTTGCCGAGCATGGCCTCGCTGCCCGCCTAGGCTACGCCCTGTCATGGGCAGCACTGTCATGGTTCGTCTGGCCGCGTAGTTCCGTGCCCCTGTTAACCACAGCAGCGGCAGTCTGGCTCACCTTCTTTGTCACCGCGATTTTCAGCACCACGGCCAACGTCTGGCAGGTCTGGGCGTTAGCTCTCGTCTGGCTCGTGCTTGTCGCCGCCTGGCGCATCTGCCATCGCTCCTTCGCCTCGGCTCGCGTGGCCTGCTTAGGCGGGGGAGTTGCCCTGCTTTCCCTACTCACCCTGCACGGCATTGGCTGGTACCTCAGCTTACCGCAACTCTCCACAGGCTCCGATTCCATCCGCTGGGGCGACCAGCTACCGCGTGTTGTCCTTTACGCACCCAATCCTGGAGTACTCGGTGAAAAGTGGGGCCAAGATATTCGCTCATCCGCTGTGAGTGCCCTTGTACTGCGCTCAGGAGCAACCCTCCCCGCCGACTTTCCGCCGGACGCCCTATGGATTGTCTCAGGAGACCTGCCCGCAAACCTACCTCCCAAATCGCGGGTGCACCTCTTCAATCTCCCCGCCATACCAGAAACCATTGCATGGCTCGACCGGCAAGCGCCTGCCTCAGTCCGCGTGACGTTGAGCGACAGCCTATGCCGTGAGTTGCGTTGCGATGACTGGTTCAACTGGAGTGACCGGCACCCCGAAACCACCCGCATCAAACTTATGGGCGGGGTAAATCTATTCATTCCCTCCTGGTCATGGTTCGACGAAGAATAA
- a CDS encoding rhodanese-like domain-containing protein, whose product MLLRLLVLILIGTIPGVVCLFLPFERSHYVVENWRIKELGVQHALKLNSLFIDARSVDEYNINHIPNALLMNSLNWDHALLDFLERWSPERVVVIYCDSRSCGLSKQIAIKLLTDLPEAKIRILSNGFKAWQSYQSESGELVESQ is encoded by the coding sequence ATGCTCCTTAGGCTTCTCGTTCTTATCCTAATCGGCACTATACCGGGCGTTGTGTGCTTATTCCTGCCATTTGAAAGAAGTCATTATGTAGTGGAAAATTGGCGAATCAAGGAGTTGGGCGTGCAACACGCGCTAAAACTTAATTCTTTATTTATTGATGCGCGCTCTGTTGATGAATACAATATAAACCACATACCTAATGCCTTATTGATGAATTCGCTTAACTGGGATCATGCACTATTAGACTTCTTAGAGCGATGGTCGCCAGAGCGTGTTGTGGTTATATATTGTGATAGTCGATCTTGCGGTCTAAGTAAGCAGATAGCCATCAAGCTACTTACTGATTTGCCCGAGGCTAAAATAAGAATACTGAGCAATGGGTTTAAGGCATGGCAGAGTTATCAGTCAGAGTCAGGGGAACTCGTGGAGTCACAATGA
- a CDS encoding DUF1573 domain-containing protein, translating to MKIIGVLFIILTFAINCAWADGFTWEDKSKKIDAPPHATAVDFIFKFQNQTKLKARLISAQASCGCTIPKTEKSEYAPDEEGVLSGVYTPGSRRGLNTVSIIIKGEYIKEKEIVPFEQNLTLSVFIPEIVGVTPGITFWRLNSEPLEKRIRLEVKQEQPLKIKIQEITNPNFTATIEPIFEGRAYDIVVRPQSTSESTQALIVLESVDAFPKPLRFSCHLVIK from the coding sequence ATGAAAATAATCGGCGTTTTATTTATAATCTTAACTTTTGCTATAAATTGTGCTTGGGCGGACGGATTCACTTGGGAAGACAAAAGCAAGAAAATTGATGCCCCCCCTCATGCCACTGCTGTCGATTTCATCTTTAAATTCCAAAACCAAACAAAATTAAAGGCAAGGCTGATTTCTGCTCAAGCAAGTTGTGGATGCACAATCCCCAAGACAGAAAAATCCGAATACGCTCCTGATGAAGAAGGTGTTTTGAGCGGAGTCTATACCCCTGGATCACGCAGAGGGTTAAACACAGTTTCCATTATTATAAAGGGTGAATATATTAAGGAAAAGGAGATTGTGCCTTTTGAACAAAATCTAACGCTATCAGTATTTATTCCTGAGATAGTTGGAGTAACACCGGGGATCACATTTTGGCGTTTGAATTCAGAGCCATTAGAAAAGCGCATTCGCTTAGAAGTTAAGCAGGAGCAACCGTTAAAAATAAAGATTCAGGAAATAACTAACCCAAACTTTACCGCTACTATTGAGCCCATTTTCGAGGGTCGAGCTTATGATATAGTAGTTCGACCACAATCGACTTCGGAATCCACTCAAGCACTTATCGTGCTCGAGTCTGTTGATGCCTTTCCAAAACCACTCAGGTTTTCTTGCCATTTAGTTATTAAGTAA